Sequence from the Cyanobacterium sp. T60_A2020_053 genome:
TTGCGGAAGATGTTTTCACCCCGACTGGACAAATATGGACTTTAACCGCACAGGAGAAACCGTTATCCCCCATAACTTACTCAAAGGTATTCCCTTTGATGACAATAGCTTTGAAGTAGTCTATCATTCCCATTTATTGGAACATTTACCCAAAAACGAAGCCTTACCATTCCTCACAGAATGCCATCGAGTCTTGCAACCTAACGGCATTATCCGAGTAGTTATCCCCGATTTAGAACAAATTGCAAGGCTTTACCTGCAATCCCTCGAAAACGCCTTAAACGGCTCAGAAGCGGACGCTCATAACTATAATTGGTTAATGCTAGAAATGTATGATCAAGTCGTGCGCAACGAGTCTGGCGGTGACATGAAACGCTATCTTGCTCAAAACCCCTTACCTAACCCAGAATTTATTGTCGGGCGCTTTGGCGTAGAAGGAGAAATGTTAATCAATGCCTTTCAAGGTAGAAACTTCCCCAGTAAATCCTTAGCAGAATTAAACCCCACCCAAATCGGACAATTTCGCCAAGGGGGAGAAGTGCATCAATGGATGTATGACAGATATTCTCTCAAAGTTTTATTAGAAAAAGTCGGCTTTGTCGATGTGAAAGTTTGTCAAGCCAATGAATCAAGAATTAATGGTTTTAATAACTATCATTTAGATGTTTTAGCTGATGGAAAAGTAAGAAAAAGTGACTCATTATTTATGGAGGGAATTAAGCCGTAGAGTACAATTAAGTTAACTTATTAAAGTTTATCAAAAACTCCCATGATCGCAATTACCCAAAGAAAACAAAAATTAACGTTAAATGATTTTCTCGCTTTGCCCGAAACCAAACCTGCCCAAGAATATTTTAACGGTGATATTACAACTAAACCGATGCCACAAGGTCAACACAGTATGATTCAGACTTATTTAGCTGAAACCATTAATCAAGTTGCTAGAAAACAAAAAATAGCTTTAGCTTTAACAGAATTGCGTTGTACCTTTGGAGATCGCTCTTTAGTACCAGATATTGCGGTTTTTGAGTGGCATCGTATCCCTAGAGATGAAAAAGGAAAAATAGCCAATCGTATTAACACCTATCCTGATTGGATTATTGAAATCTTATCTCCAGAACAACCAGCTAATCAAGTCATCAAAAAAATTATTTTTACCATAGAGGAGGGCGCTAAACTAGGATGGTTAATTGCTCCTCAAGATGAGTCAGTCATGATCTTTCAACCAAATCAATTTCCTCAAATCAAATCAGGAAAGGATAATTTGACAGTATTAGAAATAAT
This genomic interval carries:
- a CDS encoding Uma2 family endonuclease — encoded protein: MIAITQRKQKLTLNDFLALPETKPAQEYFNGDITTKPMPQGQHSMIQTYLAETINQVARKQKIALALTELRCTFGDRSLVPDIAVFEWHRIPRDEKGKIANRINTYPDWIIEILSPEQPANQVIKKIIFTIEEGAKLGWLIAPQDESVMIFQPNQFPQIKSGKDNLTVLEIINDWHLSVKEIFEWLNL